In Aspergillus oryzae RIB40 DNA, chromosome 6, one genomic interval encodes:
- a CDS encoding uncharacterized protein (iron/ascorbate family oxidoreductases), with the protein MAERLVPVISLKDFEQRKDQITAELMEAAEYAGFFTLVDHGILKEEIEAQFSISKTFFDLPAETKGKTPHDPKTNNGWEYMAQLRPSTGTYDQKESLWLRHNSDWPSDDDVPGFQNTTREFMNKCAGISDQVLTCFARGLGFKEDYFKIANDPSQPDCLTQLRLIHYPASENSIGTWRAGSHTDVGCLTLLFQRDGEDGLEICPGRESHSSFASGDVFTPLPAETGPIVVNIGDMLMAWSDDRLKSNFHRVRAKEYGMSPSRYSIAYFNQARRDFVLQGPLKKYPAITVGEYVAQAVAKNFSPSMRAAA; encoded by the exons ATGGCTGAAAGACTGGTTCCTGTCATATCTCTCAAAG ACTTTGAGCAACGCAAGGACCAAATCACAGCAGAGCTGATGGAAGCAGCCGAGTATGCTGGCTTCTTCACTCTAGTTGATCATGGCATTTtgaaggaagaaatcgaggcTCAATTCTCTATTTCCAAGACATTCTTCGATCTCCCGGCTGAGACGAAGGGCAAGACTCCCCACGATCCAAAAACCAACAATGGATGGGAATATATG GCTCAGTTGCGTCCCAGCACCGGTACATACGACCAGAAGGAGTCACTTTGGCTCCGACACAATTCCGATTGGCcaagtgatgatgatgtgccGGGGTTTCAAAATACAACCCGTGAGTTCATGAACAAATGTGCTGGCATTTCGGACCAagtct TAACATGCTTCGCTCGTGGACTTGGATTTAAAGAAGACTATTTTAAGATAGCCAACGATCCTTCTCAACCGGACTGCCTTACTCAACTTCGACTAATCCATTATCCAGCATCCGAAAATTCTATCGGAACATGGAGGGCAGGAAGTCACACTGATGTCGGATGCCTTACTCTTTTATTTCAGcgcgatggagaagacggacTCGAAATCTGCCCTGGCCGAGAGAGTCATTCCAGTTTTGCAAGTGGCGATGTCTTCACCCCTCTTCCAGCTGAAACAGGTCCTATTGTCGTCAATATTGGAGATATGCTCA TGGCTTGGTCAGATGACCGTTTGAAATCCAACTTTCACCGAGTGCGGGCTAAAGAGTACGGTATGTCGCCGTCTCGATACTCAATTGCTTATTTCAACCAAGCAAGACGCGACTTCGTACTGCAGGGACCGCTGAAGAAATA TCCCGCCATTACCGTTGGCGAGTACGTTGCCCAGGCAGTCGCTAAGAACTTCAGTCCGTCGATGAGAGCAGCGGCATGA